A portion of the Lolium rigidum isolate FL_2022 chromosome 1, APGP_CSIRO_Lrig_0.1, whole genome shotgun sequence genome contains these proteins:
- the LOC124682856 gene encoding putative F-box/LRR-repeat protein At3g59170 has product MSRSKRHDSTDDRISALPDELLHHIMSFLTPRETVQTCVLSRRWQTTWVSARCLIIDSDQFCILWQLKTFLDNLLLDRGCTSLDKFWLRIIFGNVYPDNVMDYCQIRPWVCHALRCNTQVLGIVHDGELLTISNAFTSSNLKRLHLCKFEVDDWFVEKLFSGCPKLEELELICCFVNIVMLSSAKLKRLTVTTSDDRSVACLGYEDLVIDMPNLVSLDIKEIPDRNPYFLNLSSLDTASVCLTTVSFKDSDVDCNVLSALSNATSLRSLSLTVNDEEAIKVVGRDALRCGTFSNLKTLSLGEWCLGSGCRVLLHLLQRSPKIQKLILHLTDVGASQSDQQHAAAVTDPDCNQTETPFNCENLKKIEINCPQGDKRVHVIVRILFENITSPTEINITSH; this is encoded by the exons ATGTCCAGGTCCAAGAGGCATGACAGTACCGATGACAGGATCAGCGCCCTCCCTGACGAGCTGCTCCACCACATCATGTCCTTCCTGACGCCACGGGAGACTGTGCAGACATGTGTGCTCTCAAGGCGGTGGCAAACCACCTGGGTATCTGCGAGGTGCCTCATCATCGACTCGGACCAGTTTTGCATCTTGTGGCAGCTCAAAACGTTTCTGGACAATTTACTTCTGGACCGTGGGTGCACATCACTCGATAAGTTCTGGCTCCGCATCATCTTTGGCAACGTTTATCCTGACAATGTAATGGATTACTGTCAAATCCGTCCGTGGGTCTGCCATGCCCTTCGGTGCAACACCCAGGTTCTTGGCATAGTTCATGACGGCGAACTTCTTACCATTTCAAATGCCTTCACCTCATCAAATCTGAAGAGGTTGCACCTTTGTAAATTTGAGGTTGATGACTGGTTCGTCGAGAAGCTATTTTCCGGATGCCCGAAATTGGAAGAGTTAGAACTGATATGCTGTTTTGTTAACATCGTCATGCTTTCGTCTGCCAAACTTAAGAGATTGACTGTTACCACTTCTGATGATCGGTCAGTAGCATGTTTGGGCTATGAGGATCTTGTAATAGATATGCCAAATCTGGTCTCGTTAGACATAAAGGAGATCCCTGATAGAAATCCATATTTCCTGAATTTGTCATCGTTGGACACTGCCTCAGTTTGCCTTACTACAGTCTCTTTCAAAGATTCTGATGTTGACTGCAATGTTCTCAGTGCTCTTTCAAATGCCACCAGCTTGAGGTCTCTGTCTCTTACTGTCAATGATGAA GAGGCAATAAAGGTAGTGGGAAGGGATGCGCTAAGGTGTGGTACATTCAGCAACCTGAAAACTTTATCGCTGGGTGAATGGTGCTTGGGCTCTGGCTGCAGGGTGCTACTCCACTTGCTCCAGCGGTCGCCTAAAATACAGAAACTTATCCTGCATCTTACAGAT GTTGGAGCTTCTCAGAGCGATCAGCAGCATGCTGCTGCAGTAACAGATCCAGACTGCAATCAAACAGAAACACCATTCAATTGTGAGAATCTTAAGAAAATTGAAATCAACTGTCCACAAGGCGATAAAAGAGTCCATGTCATTGTGAGGATCTTATTTGAGAACATTACCTCTCCAACAGAAATTAATATCACAAGCCATTAG
- the LOC124653845 gene encoding F-box protein At4g22280-like — protein MSNKHMKPTGFEDITSDRISSLPDEILHHIMSFMTAREAVQTCVLSTRWRYIWLCLRCLNTEICQFTSKKIFVRFMDNILLRRGFVPLYSFSLIGWRDDVSLNHPRTNLWVCHAIRSNVRVLQIFEYHGLFDLDHSFFISSHLKILNLRCVSTTALFIEKLFSGCPVLEELSMVDCRVFATKFSSSTLKKLTFISHTPHGEDCVHDDFEDLVIDTPSLVSLHLEDLPLLNPCLVNVSSVVNASFRLDEESFASSAVNCNIISALSNVTKLKLYFGLHNDMVSKVLKRDLWRCQTFNNLKTLFLGGWCVGKDVFFHITLDFFACP, from the exons ATGTCCAACAAACACATGAAACCAACGGGCTTTGAGGATATAACCAGTGACAGGATCAGCAGCCTCCCTGATGAAATTCTCCACCATATCATGTCTTTCATGACTGCACGAGAAGCGGTGCAGACATGCGTCTTGTCAACAAGGTGGCGCTACATTTGGCTCTGTTTGCGGTGCCTTAATACTGAGATATGCCAATTCACCAGCAAGAAGATATTCGTGAGGTTCATGGACAACATACTACTGCGCCGTGGTTTCGTGCCTCTTTACAGCTTTAGCCTCATCGGCTGGAGAGATGATGTTTCCCTCAACCATCCCAGAACTAACTTGTGGGTCTGCCACGCCATTCGGAGCAATGTTCGTGTGCTTCAGATTTTTGAATATCATGGGTTATTTGATCTCGACcactctttcttcatttcttcgcaTCTGAAAATACTCAATCTTCGTTGTGTTTCCACCACTGCCCTCTTCATTGAGAAGCTCTTTTCTGGCTGTCCAGTGTTGGAAGAATTATCGATGGTAGATTGCCGTGTTTTCGCCACCAAATTCTCCTCTAGCACCCTGAAGAAACTAACATTTATCTCACATACCCCCCATGGTGAAGATTGTGTTCATGATGATTTTGAAGACCTTGTGATAGATACACCTAGTCTTGTTTCACTGCATCTGGAGGACCTTCCGTTGTTAAATCCTTGCCTTGTGAATGTCTCATCTGTTGTAAATGCTTCATTTCGCCTGGATGAAGAGTCTTTCGCAAGTTCTGCCGTGAACTGCAACATTATCAGTGCTCTGTCAAATGTTACGAAGTTGAAGTTATATTTTGGGCTTCACAAT GACATGGTAAGCAAGGTACTAAAAAGAGATCTCTGGAGGTGCCAGACATTCAACAACCTGAAAACCTTGTTTCTCGGTGGCTGGTGCGTAG GCAAGGATGTATTCTTTCATATCACATTGGATTTTTTTGCTTGTCCTTAA